In Candidatus Omnitrophota bacterium, one genomic interval encodes:
- the sucD gene encoding succinate--CoA ligase subunit alpha: MSILINKTTKVLVSGMTGKEGTFHSRKMLDMGTNIVCGVTPGKGGITHLGKPVYNSVKEALAEHQIDACGIFVPSKFTLPAANEAVDGGINIIIAITEGISPHDSLKFISNAKKHNVMLIGPNTPGILTPEESKIGVLATEYVKKGNIGVISRSGTLTVEICYCLVKEGLGQSTIVGLGGDPVVGTTFKDIYMLFEKDEKTDGVIIVGEIGGTMEEELADYIANSQNKIPTVAFIAGQNAPPGKRMGHAGAIIEGGMGSADSKIKALTKAGVSIADVPWETGILMKDLLK, encoded by the coding sequence ATGTCAATTCTAATAAATAAAACTACGAAAGTTCTGGTTTCGGGGATGACAGGCAAAGAAGGAACATTTCATTCCCGCAAGATGCTTGATATGGGTACAAACATCGTTTGCGGCGTGACCCCGGGGAAGGGCGGAATAACGCATTTGGGAAAACCCGTATATAATTCAGTCAAAGAGGCTCTGGCGGAACATCAAATTGATGCCTGTGGAATATTTGTTCCTTCAAAATTTACCTTGCCCGCGGCTAACGAAGCGGTTGACGGCGGCATAAATATTATAATCGCGATTACTGAAGGGATATCCCCTCACGATTCGCTTAAATTTATATCTAACGCGAAAAAACATAATGTGATGCTGATAGGTCCGAATACGCCGGGCATTTTGACTCCGGAAGAAAGTAAAATAGGCGTTTTAGCCACGGAATATGTAAAAAAAGGCAATATCGGCGTTATATCAAGAAGCGGGACTTTGACGGTTGAGATATGCTATTGTCTTGTAAAAGAAGGTTTGGGTCAAAGTACCATTGTCGGTTTGGGCGGCGACCCCGTTGTAGGTACTACGTTTAAGGACATATATATGCTCTTTGAAAAAGACGAAAAAACCGACGGTGTAATTATTGTCGGTGAAATCGGCGGTACAATGGAAGAGGAGCTTGCCGATTATATCGCAAACAGCCAAAATAAAATTCCCACAGTCGCGTTTATCGCGGGGCAAAACGCTCCCCCCGGGAAGAGAATGGGCCATGCCGGCGCCATTATTGAAGGGGGAATGGGTTCTGCGGATTCAAAGATAAAAGCCCTCACCAAAGCGGGAGTCAGCATCGCTGATGTACCGTGGGAAACGGGCATTTTGATGAAAGATTTGTTGAAATAA
- the fabF gene encoding beta-ketoacyl-ACP synthase II: MEKRRVVITGIGIVSPIGIGKEAYWQGLMKSESAAAPITNFDASKHSTTFACEVKGFDPEKYIDPMKIKKMDKFTQFGIAAAAEAMEDSGLDIGKEDPFRCGAIVASGIGGIGTVEDGANILTSRGPRRISPFLAPKMIINMVAGEIAIRFGLKGHNFSIVSACASSNHALGTALRTIQYGDADVILSGGTEAAITPLGHGSFCALKALSTRNDDPKTASRPFDKDRDGFVMSEGSGIIVLEELEHARNRGAHIYAELAGFGATDDAYHITAPAPGGEASSKAMEFCIRDAGLSLDDINYINAHGTSTAFNDKGETAAIKMVFGERAYKIPVNSTKSMTGHMLGAASANELTATLLQMKNGKLHATINQFTRDPECDLDYVPNQPRDYKITAAISNSLGFGGHNATICVKVL; the protein is encoded by the coding sequence ATGGAAAAAAGAAGAGTGGTTATTACCGGGATCGGGATAGTCTCGCCTATAGGTATAGGCAAGGAAGCGTACTGGCAGGGGCTTATGAAAAGCGAATCCGCCGCCGCCCCCATCACCAATTTTGACGCGTCAAAGCATTCCACGACTTTCGCCTGTGAGGTGAAAGGCTTTGATCCCGAAAAATATATAGATCCGATGAAGATCAAAAAAATGGATAAATTCACGCAGTTCGGCATTGCCGCCGCCGCGGAAGCCATGGAAGACTCAGGGCTGGATATCGGGAAAGAAGACCCTTTCCGCTGCGGAGCCATTGTCGCCTCCGGCATAGGAGGAATAGGCACCGTCGAGGATGGGGCGAATATACTCACTTCGCGGGGCCCAAGGAGAATATCACCTTTTCTGGCGCCGAAGATGATAATAAATATGGTTGCCGGCGAAATAGCCATACGATTCGGCCTCAAAGGCCATAATTTCAGCATTGTTTCCGCCTGCGCTTCATCCAATCACGCTCTCGGTACGGCTTTGCGCACGATACAATACGGCGACGCGGATGTCATACTTTCCGGCGGCACTGAGGCCGCGATAACGCCTTTGGGCCACGGAAGTTTCTGCGCGCTGAAGGCTCTCTCAACAAGGAATGACGATCCAAAGACGGCATCCAGGCCTTTTGACAAGGACAGGGACGGCTTCGTGATGTCCGAGGGTTCAGGGATCATTGTGCTTGAGGAACTCGAACACGCCCGGAACAGGGGCGCTCACATATACGCGGAACTGGCGGGTTTCGGCGCCACGGATGACGCCTATCACATAACAGCGCCGGCGCCGGGCGGCGAGGCGTCGTCCAAAGCCATGGAATTCTGTATCAGAGACGCCGGGCTTTCACTGGATGATATAAACTACATCAACGCTCACGGCACATCAACAGCTTTCAATGACAAAGGGGAAACCGCCGCCATCAAAATGGTGTTCGGCGAGCGCGCTTATAAGATACCGGTTAATTCAACAAAATCCATGACGGGGCATATGCTCGGCGCCGCGTCGGCCAATGAGCTCACGGCAACGCTTCTGCAGATGAAAAACGGAAAGCTGCACGCCACGATAAATCAGTTCACCAGGGATCCTGAATGCGACCTTGACTATGTTCCGAACCAGCCCCGTGATTACAAGATCACCGCGGCAATATCCAATTCTCTCGGATTCGGCGGACACAACGCCACGATCTGCGTCAAGGTTTTGTAA